Within Desulfolithobacter dissulfuricans, the genomic segment TAAGATAATCTTTACCTTGTTAATATATTCATTTTATTTCTATAATGTTGTTTATTTGAGGTGCAACGAGTTTGTTCCCGATAATTATTTCCCCAGTATATTCTCCCTCTTGACCATCGCTTGTGTAGGCAGTGATGGTGAATCTGTATGTCAGCTGTGGGTCGAGTCCGCTAATGGTGAAGCGTGTTACGTTGCCCACGTCTATGGGCGAGTTTCCTTCTGGCAGGCCTGTGCCGTCGTATGGCGGACCGGAGTCGCCAGTTTTGTAATAGAGTTTGTAGCCTGCCACTGGTTCAGGGTTGAGGCTCCAGATGAAGGTGACCGTGTCGCTTGTGGGCTCGGCAATGGAAACAGTCATGGTGGCGGTGTTGGAGTCCTGGATGCCATCATTCGCCTTGAAGGTAAAGGAATAGGACGCGTCCATGGAATCCGATAACAGTATGGTGAATTCTCCTGTTGCCGGATTGGTAAGGGTTACTGCGCTCAGCGGATCCGAGACGATGGTATAGGTCAGGGTATCGTTGTCTGCGTCTTCGGCTGTGAGGAAACCTGTAACAGACTGGCCTCGGGTTCCATTCATGGTGCCGTTGTTAGCCACTGGTGGGGTGTTGGTCGTTGCAATAGTGACGCTAACAGTGGCCGTGTTCGAGGTTGTAATGCCATCGCTGACAGCGAAAGTGAATGAGTCTGTTCCGCTGGCGTTCTGGTTTGGAGTGTAGGTGAACGCGCCGGTATTCTGGTCGGTTATGGTTGCCGTGCCAAGCGATCCGTTGCTGACGATGGTGTATGTGAGCGGATCCTTTTCCGGGTCGCTGGCCTGGAGTTGACCGTTGACCGGTGTGTTGCTTATCGTGCTCAGGGAGACATCGTAGGCTGTCGGCTGATCGTTTGTCGGCGTGATGGTGATGGAGACCGTTGCCGTGTTAGAGCTTGAGCTGCCGTCGCTTACGGACCAGGTGAAGGAATCGGTGCCGAAAAAGTCCGGGTTGGGCGTGTAGACAAAACTGCCGCTGGCACTGTCCGTGATGACGGCGAGTCCATGTTGTGCGTTGGACTGTAAGGTGTAGGTTAAGGTTGTTGAGTCGATATCCGCGGCGAGCAGGTTACCTGCCAGGGCGGTGTCTTCAGGACCGGAGAGGGTGACATCCTCTGCTGTTGGCGGGTCGTTCGCCGGGGTAATGGTGATGGCGACTGAGGCTGCATTGGATGTGCCGTTGTCATCAGTGGCGACGAACGTGAAGGTGTCGTTTCCGTTAACGTTGGGATTGGGCGTATAGGTATAGCTTCCTGACGTTCCATCCAGGGTGACAGTTCCCAGGCTGGGAAGAGCCTGTAGCTGATAGGTTATTGGCAGTCCGGACGAGTTTGTAGCGGTGACTGTGCCGGTTATCGTCTGGTCTTCGAGAGTGCTGATAGAACTGTCCAGGGCCACCGGTGGCTCTGCAGGTGGAGCGATTGTGGTGACTGGTTCAAGGATGACTTCCGGAGCATACGGGCTTTCATCGGTGCCTATATAGGCCGTAATGGTAAAATAATAGGTCGTGTTGTCGTCCAGGTTCGTGACTGTGTAGGTCGTTACATTGCCGACATCGATGGAGTTGGCATACGGCGGGCCAGAGGTTCCGGTGTTGTAATAGATGGTGTAGCCTTCCACCGGCTCGGGGTTCGCGGTCCAGGTGAACGTGGCATCCCGGGCAAAAGAAGGTATTGCCGACAGGAGAAAGCACACCGAAGCGAAGAGCGTGATGAGTGTTATGAAGTGTTTTCTTTTGCCCATTATGCAGCCAGTGAGTTGGTATTTTTTTATTTTTTGTTGAACAGCAGAAGTTTGTAGATTGCCGGCAGAATCCGAGAGGCCTTGTACTGTTGTTCGGTCATGATCTGTACCCTTGCCGTGGCGGTGTCCTGCTTACCGCTGTCGTCAGTAATGGTCAGCGTGATGGTATAGGTGCCTACGGCGCTATAGGTATGACTTGCGATCGGGCCGGTTCCTGTGGAACCGTCGCCGAAGTTCCAGCTGTACTGGACAATGGTCCCTGTTGTTGTAGATGGGGTGGAACTGGTGGCATCAGCTGTAACATACAGCGGCGCCGTGCCTGTGGTGCTGTTCAGCGAAATTATGGCTGTTGGCTCCGGGGTTGTCGTGCCGGTGTCGGTTGGGGCCGAAACAATGACCGGCAGGGTGGCACTGGCCGTTGCTCCGGCAGAGTCTTGAACTGTCAGCTCGGCGGTATAGTTGCCTGCTGCCAGGTACACGTGTGAGACCTGGGCCCCGGTTGCTGTGGATCCGTCGCCGAAATTCCACACGTAGGTCAGGGGATCGTTATCCGGGTCGGATGATCCTGATCCGTCGAAACTGATGGTCAAAGGGCTGGTGCCAACGGTGGTGCTGGCGGATATTGCCGCAACCGGTGGATTGTTGGGATTTGAAAGGTCGGTAACAGCAATTTGCACCGAGGTTGTCTGTATGGCGCCGGTATCGTCCTGTATGGTAAGGGAGACAGTGTATTCTCCTGCAGCAACAAAGGTGTGTTCTGTTACAGATTCGTAACTAGAAGCACTTCCGTCGCCGAAATTCCAGGTGTAGTTTGTAATGGTTCCACTACTGGTGGAGCCTGTGGCGTCAAAGGAGTAGGTGAAAGAGTTTTGGGTCTGCGCATACTGGATAGAGGGGACAAGCGCATCGTTGAAATATACTGTGAACGGTTGCGAGTGGGGGCTCTCTTCACCCGTGGTTGAGAAAGTGGTCATGGTGAAGGTGGTGCTGTTGTCGGCAACTTCGACGTCGCAGAGCATGGATGTCGCGTTGGGGTCGTTGATTTCACAGACATTGTTACCTGTCGCGTCATACAGCCGGTAGCCGGCGATGGTCACGTCAGAGTATTGCGCCGCGGTCCAGGTGATTTCAAGATGACGTTGCACAGCCAGAGCCGGGCCCGTGAGCATCAGGCTGAAGAGTATAAGGAGCGGCAGGAGGATTCTCATATTATGTACTGGGAGTTGAAGTTGCTGAAAAGTCCATTTATGACACGCTGATTGTCTAGCAGGATTCGTGCCATGGTGCACCTGCTTGTGGCTGGAGCCGTGGACAGAGGAACATCGGATGCTGTCTGCAGGTGGCCCGGGGCGAAGGCAGGGTG encodes:
- a CDS encoding Ig-like domain-containing protein; this encodes MGKRKHFITLITLFASVCFLLSAIPSFARDATFTWTANPEPVEGYTIYYNTGTSGPPYANSIDVGNVTTYTVTNLDDNTTYYFTITAYIGTDESPYAPEVILEPVTTIAPPAEPPVALDSSISTLEDQTITGTVTATNSSGLPITYQLQALPSLGTVTLDGTSGSYTYTPNPNVNGNDTFTFVATDDNGTSNAASVAITITPANDPPTAEDVTLSGPEDTALAGNLLAADIDSTTLTYTLQSNAQHGLAVITDSASGSFVYTPNPDFFGTDSFTWSVSDGSSSSNTATVSITITPTNDQPTAYDVSLSTISNTPVNGQLQASDPEKDPLTYTIVSNGSLGTATITDQNTGAFTYTPNQNASGTDSFTFAVSDGITTSNTATVSVTIATTNTPPVANNGTMNGTRGQSVTGFLTAEDADNDTLTYTIVSDPLSAVTLTNPATGEFTILLSDSMDASYSFTFKANDGIQDSNTATMTVSIAEPTSDTVTFIWSLNPEPVAGYKLYYKTGDSGPPYDGTGLPEGNSPIDVGNVTRFTISGLDPQLTYRFTITAYTSDGQEGEYTGEIIIGNKLVAPQINNIIEIK
- a CDS encoding PKD domain-containing protein, which encodes MRILLPLLILFSLMLTGPALAVQRHLEITWTAAQYSDVTIAGYRLYDATGNNVCEINDPNATSMLCDVEVADNSTTFTMTTFSTTGEESPHSQPFTVYFNDALVPSIQYAQTQNSFTYSFDATGSTSSGTITNYTWNFGDGSASSYESVTEHTFVAAGEYTVSLTIQDDTGAIQTTSVQIAVTDLSNPNNPPVAAISASTTVGTSPLTISFDGSGSSDPDNDPLTYVWNFGDGSTATGAQVSHVYLAAGNYTAELTVQDSAGATASATLPVIVSAPTDTGTTTPEPTAIISLNSTTGTAPLYVTADATSSTPSTTTGTIVQYSWNFGDGSTGTGPIASHTYSAVGTYTITLTITDDSGKQDTATARVQIMTEQQYKASRILPAIYKLLLFNKK